From uncultured Roseateles sp., the proteins below share one genomic window:
- a CDS encoding RNA-binding protein: MGNKLYVGNLAYSVRDESLQESFGQFGTVTSAKVMMDRDTGRSKGFGFVEMGSDAEAQAAINGMNGQALEGRAIVVNEARPREERPGGFGGGGGRSGGGGFGGGGGGGGFGGGGGGGRSGGGGFGGGGGRSGGGGFGGGGGGRSGGGGGGGYGGGGGGRGGY, translated from the coding sequence ATGGGAAACAAGCTTTACGTCGGCAACCTCGCTTACAGCGTGCGTGATGAGTCTCTGCAAGAGTCTTTCGGCCAATTTGGTACTGTGACCTCCGCAAAGGTCATGATGGATCGCGACACCGGTCGCTCTAAAGGTTTCGGCTTCGTCGAAATGGGTTCTGACGCTGAAGCGCAAGCCGCTATCAACGGCATGAACGGCCAGGCCCTGGAAGGCCGCGCCATCGTTGTGAACGAGGCTCGTCCTCGTGAAGAGCGTCCGGGCGGCTTCGGTGGCGGCGGTGGCCGCTCCGGTGGCGGCGGCTTCGGCGGCGGCGGTGGTGGTGGCGGCTTCGGTGGCGGTGGCGGCGGTGGTCGCTCCGGCGGCGGCGGCTTCGGTGGCGGCGGTGGCCGTTCCGGTGGCGGCGGCTTCGGCGGTGGCGGCGGTGGCCGTTCCGGCGGCGGCGGTGGTGGCGGCTACGGCGGTGGTGGTGGCGGCCGCGGCGGCTACTGA
- a CDS encoding DUF2062 domain-containing protein, with amino-acid sequence MRCWPILLYSTGSAAYICSAPSACRPPLFESFRVPASRFARRILPSPETLGQTPGLRWLGRYLAHRPWLWVAHRRKVALGAALGVGFGVFPGPGQMGLAAAAAIVCRANVASAAAATWLTNPFTLVPIWSLAITLGSLVLPHEKGQALVPTLGLDWADPVSWWGDISTWLLSLGKPLLIGLPLAGIVLGLATYAVVYFAWWFWIRFERRRRLRARSARASGQ; translated from the coding sequence ATGCGGTGCTGGCCGATACTCTTGTATTCGACCGGCAGCGCTGCATATATCTGTTCTGCACCATCGGCGTGCCGCCCTCCGCTCTTCGAAAGCTTCCGCGTGCCCGCTTCCCGATTTGCCCGACGCATACTCCCCAGCCCTGAAACCCTGGGCCAAACCCCTGGTCTGCGCTGGCTCGGCCGGTATTTGGCGCATCGGCCCTGGTTATGGGTGGCGCACCGGCGCAAAGTGGCCCTGGGTGCGGCGCTGGGTGTGGGTTTCGGGGTATTTCCCGGCCCGGGCCAGATGGGTTTGGCGGCTGCGGCCGCCATTGTCTGCCGGGCGAATGTGGCCTCGGCCGCCGCGGCGACCTGGCTGACCAATCCGTTCACCCTGGTGCCGATCTGGAGCCTGGCCATCACCCTGGGTTCGCTGGTGCTGCCCCATGAAAAAGGCCAGGCCCTGGTGCCAACCTTGGGCCTGGACTGGGCCGACCCGGTCAGCTGGTGGGGCGATATCAGCACCTGGCTGTTGTCACTGGGCAAGCCGCTGCTGATCGGTTTGCCGCTGGCCGGCATCGTGCTGGGCCTGGCCACCTATGCCGTGGTCTATTTCGCCTGGTGGTTCTGGATCCGCTTCGAGCGCCGGCGCCGTTTGCGCGCCCGTTCCGCCAGGGCGTCAGGCCAATAA
- a CDS encoding DUF5916 domain-containing protein yields the protein MGFYPRALALGLTWALCWPLRAAELPYPAGARPQALRLPADEPAPRIDGRLDEPVWQRAPVHDAFVQYQPEDRQPALMRTTVQIVADEHHLIFGIRAYDPHPELIRAQLARRDNVRRDQDFVMVALDAVGQRRSAQFARVSAAGVMADGVFTAEDDGEDYAPDFDLEAAVQRLPDGYSVELRWPLASLRFPYSGGAPWRLMVARSIPRETSTLLVSVPLTKDALSFIAEMQEIGGLGDLAEQVREHSFLNISPELTWRSTRDRDGAQTRKQSKFTLGAEVKWRPRADWVVDATFNPDFSQVELDTPQLAGNTRFALSVPEKRPFFLESTDVIGLGLADDQGVARGLAAFYSRAITDPEWGVRSTWRGAGAEATALSLRDAGGGQILRASAYGTASHEQSQVSQATFARGRWQGEAVGLGLLASLRDYGSGQGNRVLGIDGSWRAGGEDQLRGHALFSHTTAGFDAQGGPTAIRAETGHNLWLSWRHSSEDWANTAHIEQISPRFANDNGFVSQSGVRHASLQLNRRVPAQAIAPLGEWSRFQVFEAQWQLFLKQTNTMADAANSVSAGEVVERRIHPGFWFVAARNTDLWAHLSFDQQRAKAGGVLHPLRTLNFGFGSNPAPWLSYLTGELELGRRLDVEADRVGSGANVLLEAKLRLPLPGPPSHWSLELEQRLEQGFVRRPLGERAFTDRAARTLAVLHLSPRDSVRAIVQSTGYQRRGEAALTQEDLQGRSLSLVYQHRPRLGRSFSVGATRASAEPGRQRNTELFAKAAWTFER from the coding sequence ATGGGTTTTTATCCTCGAGCCCTTGCGCTTGGGCTGACCTGGGCCCTGTGCTGGCCGCTGCGGGCCGCCGAACTGCCCTATCCCGCCGGCGCCCGGCCGCAGGCGCTGCGTTTGCCGGCCGATGAGCCTGCGCCGCGCATCGACGGCCGGCTCGACGAACCCGTCTGGCAGCGCGCCCCGGTGCACGATGCCTTTGTGCAGTACCAGCCCGAGGACCGCCAGCCCGCGCTCATGCGCACCACCGTGCAGATCGTGGCCGACGAGCACCACCTGATCTTCGGCATACGGGCCTACGACCCGCATCCGGAGCTGATACGCGCGCAGCTGGCGCGCCGCGACAACGTCCGCCGCGACCAGGACTTCGTGATGGTCGCGCTCGATGCGGTGGGCCAGCGCCGCTCGGCCCAGTTCGCGCGCGTCAGCGCCGCCGGCGTGATGGCCGACGGCGTGTTCACCGCCGAGGACGACGGCGAGGACTACGCCCCCGACTTCGACCTCGAGGCCGCCGTGCAGCGCCTGCCGGACGGCTACAGCGTCGAGCTGCGCTGGCCGCTGGCCAGCCTGCGCTTCCCCTACTCGGGCGGCGCACCCTGGCGCCTGATGGTGGCGCGCAGCATTCCGCGCGAGACGAGCACGCTGCTGGTCAGCGTGCCGCTGACCAAGGACGCCCTGAGCTTCATCGCCGAGATGCAGGAGATCGGCGGCCTCGGCGATCTGGCCGAGCAGGTGCGCGAGCACAGCTTCCTCAACATCAGCCCCGAGCTGACCTGGCGCAGCACCCGTGACCGTGACGGCGCGCAGACGCGCAAGCAGAGCAAGTTCACGCTCGGCGCCGAAGTGAAGTGGCGGCCGCGCGCCGACTGGGTGGTCGACGCCACCTTCAACCCCGATTTCTCGCAGGTCGAGCTTGATACACCGCAGCTGGCCGGCAACACCCGCTTCGCCCTGAGCGTGCCCGAGAAGCGGCCGTTCTTCCTGGAGAGCACCGACGTGATCGGCCTGGGCCTGGCCGATGACCAGGGCGTGGCCCGTGGCCTGGCGGCCTTCTATTCGCGCGCCATCACCGACCCCGAGTGGGGCGTGCGCAGCACCTGGCGCGGTGCCGGCGCCGAGGCCACTGCACTGAGCCTGCGTGACGCCGGCGGCGGCCAGATCCTGCGCGCCAGCGCCTATGGCACGGCCAGCCACGAGCAGTCGCAGGTGTCGCAGGCGACGTTCGCCCGCGGGCGCTGGCAGGGCGAGGCTGTGGGCCTGGGCCTGCTCGCTTCGCTGCGCGACTATGGCTCTGGCCAGGGCAATCGCGTGCTGGGCATCGATGGCAGCTGGCGCGCCGGCGGCGAAGACCAGCTGCGCGGCCACGCACTGTTCTCGCACACCACGGCCGGCTTCGATGCGCAGGGCGGGCCAACAGCTATCCGCGCCGAGACCGGGCATAACCTCTGGTTGAGCTGGCGCCACTCCAGCGAGGACTGGGCCAATACCGCCCACATCGAGCAGATCAGCCCGAGATTCGCCAATGACAACGGCTTCGTCAGCCAGTCCGGTGTGCGCCATGCCAGCCTGCAGCTGAACCGCCGCGTGCCGGCCCAGGCGATTGCGCCGCTGGGCGAGTGGTCGCGTTTTCAGGTCTTCGAGGCGCAGTGGCAGCTGTTCCTGAAGCAGACCAACACGATGGCCGATGCCGCCAACAGCGTAAGCGCCGGCGAGGTGGTCGAGCGACGCATCCACCCGGGCTTCTGGTTCGTGGCGGCGCGCAACACCGATCTGTGGGCCCATCTGAGCTTTGATCAGCAGCGGGCCAAGGCCGGCGGTGTGCTGCATCCGCTGCGCACCCTGAACTTCGGTTTCGGCAGCAATCCGGCGCCCTGGCTCAGCTATCTGACCGGCGAACTGGAGCTGGGCCGGCGCCTGGACGTCGAGGCCGACCGCGTCGGCAGCGGCGCCAATGTGCTGCTGGAGGCCAAGCTGCGCCTGCCGCTGCCGGGCCCGCCCAGCCACTGGAGCCTGGAGCTGGAACAGCGCCTGGAGCAGGGTTTTGTGCGCCGGCCGCTGGGCGAGCGGGCCTTCACCGACCGCGCCGCGCGCACCCTGGCGGTGCTGCACCTGAGCCCGCGCGATTCGGTGCGGGCCATCGTGCAAAGTACCGGCTACCAGCGGCGCGGCGAGGCCGCGCTGACGCAGGAGGATCTGCAGGGCCGCAGCCTGTCCCTGGTCTATCAGCACCGGCCGAGGCTGGGCCGCAGTTTCAGCGTCGGGGCCACCCGGGCCAGCGCCGAACCGGGCCGGCAGCGCAATACCGAGTTGTTTGCGAAAGCGGCCTGGACGTTTGAACGGTGA
- a CDS encoding SDR family oxidoreductase — protein MSAAPLVYITGASSGIGQALATTYYQAGWRVALVARRSAELREWAQGQGFESARHEVYGADVREIESITQAGRDCIARQGLPEVVIANAGISVGMDTAFADDLEVMRATFETNNLGMAATFQPFVTAMRERGSGTLVGIASVAAIRGLPGHGAYCASKAAVVSYCESLRGECRPSGVKVVTLLPGYIATPLTSQNRYGMPFLMQADAFAERAFAAIGAGASYRVIPWQMGIVAKLMRALPNALFDRLLAGRPRKHRSGE, from the coding sequence ATGAGTGCAGCCCCGCTGGTCTACATCACCGGTGCCTCCAGTGGCATCGGCCAGGCCCTGGCCACCACCTACTACCAAGCCGGCTGGCGCGTCGCCCTGGTGGCCCGGCGCAGCGCCGAGTTGCGCGAATGGGCGCAGGGCCAGGGCTTCGAGTCGGCGCGGCACGAGGTCTATGGCGCCGATGTGCGCGAGATCGAATCCATCACCCAGGCCGGGCGGGACTGCATCGCGCGCCAGGGCCTGCCCGAGGTGGTGATCGCCAACGCCGGCATCAGCGTCGGCATGGACACCGCCTTCGCCGACGACCTGGAGGTGATGCGCGCCACCTTCGAGACCAACAACCTCGGCATGGCCGCCACCTTCCAGCCCTTTGTCACGGCGATGCGCGAGCGCGGTTCGGGTACCCTGGTGGGCATTGCCAGCGTGGCCGCCATCCGCGGCCTGCCCGGCCATGGCGCCTACTGCGCCAGCAAGGCGGCCGTGGTCAGCTATTGCGAGAGCCTGCGCGGCGAATGCCGGCCCTCGGGTGTCAAGGTCGTGACCCTGCTGCCGGGCTATATCGCCACACCGCTGACCAGCCAGAACCGCTACGGCATGCCCTTTCTGATGCAGGCCGATGCCTTTGCCGAGCGCGCCTTTGCCGCCATCGGTGCCGGCGCCAGCTACCGGGTCATTCCCTGGCAGATGGGCATCGTCGCCAAGCTGATGCGGGCGCTGCCCAATGCGCTGTTCGACCGCCTGCTGGCCGGGCGGCCGCGCAAGCATCGAAGCGGCGAGTAG
- the lptC gene encoding LPS export ABC transporter periplasmic protein LptC, producing the protein MAALGPITAPSTRLRAPSWVCSVQELFSAYLPLVLMSVLALGTWWLVKNTPLPLGPTEAVPARHEPDYRMQNFDVQRFDAKGGLKVRVSGREMRHYPDTDTLEIDDVLVHAIGKEGNIMIAKAVRGISNADGSEVQLLGDVRVQRFVRDKDGVLGAAPQVEIQGEFVQAFVALEKLRSHLPVRISYPGGEMRAQTLDYDNLKGLLEFSGRTRMQMSTRPNTARPGL; encoded by the coding sequence ATGGCTGCGCTGGGCCCGATCACCGCACCCTCGACCCGCCTGCGCGCGCCGTCCTGGGTGTGCAGCGTGCAGGAGCTGTTTTCCGCCTATCTGCCCCTGGTGCTGATGAGCGTGCTGGCTCTGGGCACCTGGTGGCTGGTGAAGAACACGCCGCTGCCGCTGGGCCCGACCGAGGCCGTGCCCGCACGCCATGAGCCCGACTACCGCATGCAGAACTTTGATGTGCAGCGCTTCGACGCCAAGGGCGGGCTGAAGGTGCGCGTCTCCGGCCGCGAGATGCGCCACTACCCCGACACCGACACCCTGGAGATAGACGACGTGCTGGTGCACGCCATCGGCAAGGAGGGCAACATCATGATTGCCAAGGCGGTGCGCGGCATCAGCAATGCCGATGGCAGCGAGGTGCAGCTGCTGGGCGATGTGCGCGTGCAGCGCTTTGTACGCGACAAGGACGGTGTGCTCGGCGCGGCGCCCCAGGTCGAGATCCAGGGCGAGTTCGTGCAGGCCTTTGTGGCGCTGGAGAAGCTGCGCTCCCATCTGCCGGTGCGCATCAGCTACCCCGGCGGCGAGATGCGTGCCCAGACGCTGGACTATGACAACCTGAAGGGCCTGCTGGAGTTCAGTGGCCGCACGCGCATGCAGATGTCCACGCGACCCAATACGGCGCGGCCCGGCCTATGA
- a CDS encoding HAD hydrolase family protein produces the protein MLKPALRFAPELLLKAQGGGLGIKAAIFDVDGVLTDGRIYIGESGEQFKAFSTLDGHGLKLLAQGGITPIIITGRDSPAVRRRVADLGLQHAAYGAKDKLAVATPLLAQLGVQWDQVAAMGDDWPDLPLLTRAGFACAPPQAHAEVLAVAHHVTTAAAGHGAARECCDILLMACGRYGELFAGHLDTLDGGTA, from the coding sequence ATGTTGAAGCCCGCGTTGCGCTTCGCCCCCGAGTTGCTGCTCAAGGCCCAAGGCGGTGGTCTGGGCATCAAGGCCGCGATCTTCGATGTGGACGGTGTGCTGACCGATGGCCGCATCTATATCGGCGAGTCGGGCGAGCAGTTCAAGGCCTTTTCCACCCTCGACGGCCATGGCCTGAAGCTGCTGGCTCAAGGAGGCATCACGCCCATCATCATCACCGGCCGCGATTCGCCGGCGGTGCGCCGCCGCGTCGCCGATCTGGGCTTGCAACATGCCGCCTACGGCGCCAAGGACAAGCTGGCCGTGGCCACGCCCTTGCTCGCCCAGTTGGGCGTGCAGTGGGATCAGGTCGCGGCGATGGGCGATGACTGGCCCGACCTGCCGCTGCTGACCCGCGCCGGCTTTGCCTGCGCCCCGCCGCAAGCCCATGCCGAGGTGCTGGCCGTGGCCCATCACGTCACCACGGCCGCCGCCGGCCATGGCGCCGCACGCGAGTGCTGCGACATCCTGTTGATGGCCTGCGGCCGCTATGGCGAGCTGTTCGCCGGCCATCTGGACACACTGGACGGAGGCACCGCCTGA
- a CDS encoding KpsF/GutQ family sugar-phosphate isomerase, producing the protein MTESPPFDAARAVSVAQRALQIEAGALTELSPRLGEAFAAAVQAVLACSGRVAVMGMGKSGHVGRKIAATLASTGTPSLFVHPAEASHGDLGMVTAKDIVLALSNSGESDELNAILPVLKRLGVPVIAMTGRADSSLARHATLVLDSAVAEEACPLQLAPTASTTAQMALGDALAMALLDARGFKAEDFARSHPGGALGRKLLTHVHDLMRSGEALPRVAADTPFTDMMREMSAKALGLAIVVDGDDKVQGVFTDGDLRRLVEKGQDLRTLRAADVMHARPRMVRAQALAVDAADLMEEARITVVLVVDDAGQLQGALSINDLMRAKVI; encoded by the coding sequence ATGACCGAATCTCCGCCCTTCGACGCCGCCCGCGCGGTGTCCGTCGCCCAGCGTGCCCTGCAGATCGAGGCCGGCGCGCTGACCGAGCTGTCGCCTCGCCTGGGCGAGGCCTTTGCAGCCGCCGTGCAGGCGGTGCTGGCCTGCAGCGGCCGCGTGGCCGTGATGGGCATGGGCAAGAGCGGCCATGTGGGCCGCAAGATCGCCGCCACCCTGGCCTCCACCGGCACGCCCTCGCTGTTCGTGCACCCGGCCGAGGCCAGCCATGGCGACCTGGGCATGGTTACAGCCAAGGACATCGTGCTGGCCCTGTCGAATTCCGGCGAGAGCGACGAGCTCAATGCCATCCTGCCGGTATTGAAGCGCCTGGGCGTGCCGGTGATTGCGATGACCGGCCGCGCCGATTCCAGCCTGGCCCGCCACGCCACCCTGGTGCTGGACAGCGCGGTGGCCGAGGAGGCCTGCCCGCTGCAACTCGCACCTACCGCCAGCACGACCGCGCAGATGGCGCTGGGCGACGCGCTGGCCATGGCCCTGCTGGACGCGCGCGGCTTCAAGGCCGAGGACTTTGCCCGCTCCCACCCCGGTGGCGCGCTGGGCCGCAAGCTGCTGACCCATGTCCATGACCTGATGCGCAGCGGCGAGGCGCTGCCGCGGGTGGCCGCCGACACCCCGTTCACCGACATGATGCGCGAGATGTCGGCCAAGGCCCTGGGCCTGGCCATCGTTGTGGACGGTGACGACAAGGTGCAGGGCGTGTTCACCGATGGTGACCTGCGCCGCCTGGTCGAGAAGGGCCAGGACTTGCGCACGCTGCGCGCCGCCGATGTGATGCATGCCAGGCCTCGCATGGTGCGCGCGCAGGCGCTTGCGGTGGACGCCGCCGACCTGATGGAAGAGGCCCGCATCACCGTCGTGCTGGTGGTCGATGATGCGGGGCAGCTGCAAGGCGCGCTGAGCATCAATGATTTGATGCGCGCCAAGGTCATCTGA
- a CDS encoding DJ-1/PfpI family protein encodes MSAKKLLLLAGDYVEDYEIMVPFQALQAVGHTVHAVCPGKLAGDYVMTAIHDFEGAQTYSEKPGHRFVLNASFADIKPADYDGLVIPGGRAPEYLRTMPGVIAIVQHFIHADKPVAAICHGAQLLAAAGVIRGKRVSAYPACAAEVELAGASYADIPVDQAVTDGKLVTAPAWPAHPAWIAQFLAVLGTRITH; translated from the coding sequence ATGAGCGCAAAGAAACTGCTGCTATTGGCCGGCGACTATGTCGAGGACTACGAGATCATGGTGCCCTTCCAGGCCCTGCAGGCCGTGGGCCACACGGTGCACGCCGTCTGCCCCGGCAAGCTGGCCGGCGACTACGTGATGACCGCCATCCACGACTTCGAGGGCGCTCAGACCTATTCCGAGAAGCCGGGACACCGCTTCGTGCTGAACGCCAGCTTCGCCGACATCAAGCCGGCCGACTACGACGGTCTGGTCATCCCCGGTGGCCGCGCGCCCGAGTACCTGCGCACGATGCCCGGCGTGATCGCCATCGTCCAGCACTTCATCCACGCCGACAAGCCGGTCGCCGCGATCTGCCACGGCGCCCAGCTGCTGGCCGCCGCCGGCGTGATACGCGGCAAGCGCGTGTCGGCCTACCCGGCCTGTGCCGCCGAGGTCGAGCTGGCTGGCGCCAGCTACGCCGACATCCCGGTCGACCAGGCGGTGACCGACGGCAAGCTGGTGACCGCGCCGGCCTGGCCCGCCCATCCGGCCTGGATCGCCCAGTTCCTGGCGGTGCTCGGCACGCGCATCACGCACTGA
- a CDS encoding ribbon-helix-helix domain-containing protein gives MCEVFISANPESYESRTRSVRLHGVITSIRLENLHWEVLEEIGARDGMSVTQLIEKLYDELVQARGAVGNFASFLRVSALRYMALQARQRIPTDLGVPIRSLEAGRVLQDLPPSWHKPLERLSL, from the coding sequence ATGTGCGAAGTCTTCATCAGCGCCAACCCCGAGTCCTACGAGTCGCGCACGCGCTCGGTGCGGCTGCACGGGGTGATCACCAGCATCCGGCTGGAGAACCTGCACTGGGAGGTGCTGGAGGAGATCGGCGCCCGCGACGGCATGAGCGTCACCCAGCTGATCGAGAAGCTCTACGACGAACTGGTGCAGGCCCGCGGCGCGGTCGGCAACTTCGCGTCCTTCCTGCGCGTCAGCGCCCTGCGCTACATGGCGCTGCAGGCGCGCCAGCGCATCCCGACCGACCTGGGCGTGCCGATACGCTCGCTGGAGGCCGGGCGGGTGTTGCAGGATCTGCCGCCGAGCTGGCACAAGCCGCTAGAGCGGCTCAGTCTGTAG
- a CDS encoding Glu/Leu/Phe/Val dehydrogenase produces the protein MPNLSFVSPTRNSPWGTYLSQIDAVEPYLGHLARWVETLRRPKRALIVDVPIELDNGTIAHYEGYRVQHSLTRGPGKGGVRYHPDVTLEEVMALSAWMTIKNAAVNLPYGGAKGGIRLDPKQLSLKELEKVTRRYTSEIGIIIGPQQDIPAPDVNTNGQIMAWMMDTYSMNTGATATGVVTGKPIPLGGSLGRVQATGRGVFVIGREAMRRLNVPLEGARVAVQGFGNVGSIAAKLFAANGAKIVAVQDHTGTILNHQGMDMQNLLDHVARTGGVGGFAGADHIADENFWDVKSDVLIPAALEGQITAERANRLSTRVVLEGANGPTTPDGDQVLADRGIIVVPDVIANSGGVTVSYFEWVQDFSSFFWTEDEINVRLDKIITGAFKHIWDTSEQHRITLRTAAFVVACTRVLQAREERGLYP, from the coding sequence ATGCCCAATCTGTCCTTCGTTTCCCCCACGCGCAACAGTCCCTGGGGCACCTATCTGTCCCAGATCGACGCCGTCGAGCCCTACCTCGGCCATCTGGCGCGCTGGGTGGAAACGCTGCGCCGGCCCAAGCGCGCGCTGATCGTTGATGTGCCGATCGAACTCGACAACGGCACCATCGCCCACTATGAGGGCTACCGCGTCCAGCACAGCCTGACCCGCGGCCCGGGCAAGGGCGGCGTGCGCTACCACCCGGACGTGACCTTGGAAGAAGTGATGGCCCTGTCGGCCTGGATGACGATCAAGAACGCTGCGGTCAACCTGCCTTATGGCGGCGCCAAGGGCGGCATCCGCCTCGACCCGAAGCAGCTGTCGCTGAAGGAACTGGAAAAAGTTACACGCCGGTACACCAGCGAGATCGGCATCATCATCGGCCCGCAGCAGGACATCCCGGCGCCTGACGTCAATACCAATGGCCAGATCATGGCCTGGATGATGGACACCTATTCGATGAACACCGGCGCCACGGCGACCGGCGTCGTCACCGGCAAGCCTATCCCGTTGGGTGGTTCGCTGGGCCGTGTGCAGGCCACCGGCCGCGGCGTGTTCGTGATCGGCCGCGAGGCGATGCGCCGCCTGAACGTGCCGCTGGAAGGTGCACGCGTGGCCGTGCAGGGCTTCGGCAATGTCGGCTCAATCGCCGCCAAGCTGTTCGCCGCCAATGGCGCCAAGATCGTGGCCGTGCAGGACCACACCGGCACCATCCTGAACCACCAGGGCATGGACATGCAGAACCTGCTCGACCATGTGGCCAGGACCGGTGGCGTCGGCGGCTTTGCCGGCGCCGACCACATCGCCGACGAGAACTTCTGGGACGTGAAGAGCGATGTGCTGATCCCGGCCGCGCTGGAGGGCCAGATCACCGCCGAGCGTGCCAACCGACTCTCGACCCGCGTGGTGCTGGAAGGCGCCAACGGCCCGACCACCCCCGACGGCGACCAGGTGCTGGCCGACCGCGGCATCATCGTCGTGCCCGACGTGATCGCCAACTCGGGCGGCGTGACCGTCTCCTACTTCGAATGGGTGCAGGACTTCTCGTCCTTCTTCTGGACCGAAGACGAGATCAACGTCCGCCTGGACAAGATCATCACCGGCGCCTTCAAGCACATCTGGGACACCTCGGAGCAGCACCGCATCACCTTGCGCACCGCCGCCTTCGTGGTGGCCTGCACGCGGGTGCTGCAGGCGCGTGAGGAACGGGGTTTGTATCCCTGA
- a CDS encoding tetratricopeptide repeat protein encodes MRRARQLLPALLLAALAGSGWAAESDPLPVPKAGPGASAVSLYNDGVGLLVQRNFAGAQRKFEAALALDERLAEAHNNLAFALRMQGRHNFAASLTHYDRAIALKPGLAQAYMYRGVLFMQQGDVARARQDLERLRKLDTKLAADLERVINGADAGEDRGGIASQYQ; translated from the coding sequence ATGAGGCGCGCGCGCCAACTGTTGCCGGCGCTGCTGCTGGCGGCGCTTGCGGGCAGCGGCTGGGCCGCCGAGAGCGACCCGCTGCCGGTGCCCAAGGCCGGCCCGGGTGCCAGCGCCGTCAGTCTGTACAACGACGGTGTGGGCCTGCTGGTGCAACGCAACTTCGCCGGCGCCCAGCGCAAGTTCGAGGCCGCCCTGGCACTGGACGAGCGCCTGGCCGAGGCCCACAACAACCTCGCCTTCGCGCTGCGCATGCAGGGGCGGCACAACTTTGCCGCCTCGCTGACCCATTACGACCGGGCGATCGCGCTCAAGCCCGGCCTGGCCCAGGCCTATATGTACCGGGGTGTGCTGTTCATGCAGCAGGGCGATGTGGCCCGCGCGCGCCAGGACCTGGAGCGGCTGCGCAAGCTGGACACCAAGCTGGCCGCCGATCTGGAACGCGTCATCAACGGTGCCGATGCGGGTGAGGACCGTGGCGGCATTGCCTCGCAATATCAGTGA
- a CDS encoding sigma-70 family RNA polymerase sigma factor, with protein MHDDQQLLTWLPRLRRYARALAGNRDDADDLVQDTLERAWSRAGLWRGVADMRAWLFAIMHNLHVDGVRRPRPTTVDLDEDFLEFATLPTQGERLDVLDLQAALDLLPVEQKEILLLVALEDMAYADVAATLGIPVGTVMSRLSRGRERLRALMEGRATPVRLKVVK; from the coding sequence ATGCATGACGACCAGCAACTGCTGACCTGGCTGCCCCGCCTGCGCCGCTATGCGCGGGCGCTGGCGGGCAACCGCGATGACGCGGACGACCTGGTGCAGGACACGCTGGAGCGCGCCTGGTCGCGCGCCGGTCTGTGGCGTGGCGTGGCCGATATGCGGGCCTGGCTGTTTGCCATCATGCACAACCTGCACGTCGATGGCGTGCGCCGGCCACGGCCGACGACGGTGGATCTGGACGAGGATTTTCTCGAGTTCGCCACCCTGCCGACCCAGGGTGAGCGTCTTGACGTGCTCGATCTGCAGGCCGCGCTGGACCTGCTGCCGGTCGAGCAGAAGGAAATCCTGCTGCTGGTGGCGCTGGAGGACATGGCTTACGCCGATGTTGCCGCCACCTTGGGCATCCCTGTCGGCACGGTGATGTCGCGGCTGTCGCGTGGCCGCGAGCGGCTGCGCGCGCTGATGGAGGGCCGCGCCACGCCGGTGCGCTTGAAGGTCGTCAAATGA